A single region of the Cherax quadricarinatus isolate ZL_2023a chromosome 11, ASM3850222v1, whole genome shotgun sequence genome encodes:
- the tko gene encoding small ribosomal subunit protein uS12m — protein sequence MALRNLGTALSRLSLTTIARGGSASGLQHLDYISSLPFASTTTTCSISSSMGASTTMSSSCVTSSVVSNPLTLAPQVRKLATSAARPASLRQMHRSGPVKKIRKNKNPLINKPYARGVVLKTLIKKPKKPNSANRKCVLVRLTTGREMIAYVPGEGHNLQEHNIVLVRPGRLQDVPGVKLKCVRGKYDLQHVIKKSH from the exons GTGGCTCTGCTAGTGGGTTGCAACATTTGGATTATATATCGTCACTACcatttgccagcaccaccaccacctgcagcatctCTTCCAGTATGGGAGCCTCCACAACTATGTCTAGCAGCTGTGTCACATCTTCAGTGGTCTCCAATCCTCTCACACTCGCTCCTCAA GTGCGGAAACTGGCTACATCTGCAGCGCGGCCAGCATCACTGCGACAGATGCATCGTTCAGGACCTGTCAAGAAGATCCGCAAGAACAAGAACCCCCTGATCAACAAGCCTTACGCTCGAGGGGTTGTGCTGAAAACATTAATTAAGAAGCCAAAAAAACCCAACTCTGCTAACCGCAA ATGCGTGTTGGTGCGACTTACAACTGGCAGAGAGATGATTGCCTACGTGCCAGGAGAAGGTCACAACCTGCAGGAGCACAACATTGTCTTGGTCAGACCTGGGAGGCTGCAAGATGTACCCGGCGTCAAGCTCAAGTGCGTAAGGGGAAAGTATGATCTCCAGCATGTTATCAAGAAGAGTCATTGA